One window of the Balaenoptera ricei isolate mBalRic1 chromosome X, mBalRic1.hap2, whole genome shotgun sequence genome contains the following:
- the LOC132357622 gene encoding ADP-ribosylation factor-like protein 4A, translating to MGNGLSDQTSILSSLPSFQSFYIVILGLDSAGKTTVLYRLQFTEFVNTVPTKGFNTGKIKITLGNSKTVTFHFWDVGRQEKLRPLCKSYTRCTDGIVFVVDSVDVERMEEAKTELHKITRISENQGVPVLIVANKQDLRNSLSLSEIEKLLAMGELGSSTPWHLQPTCAIIGDGLKEGLEKLHDMIIKRRKMLQQQKKKR from the coding sequence ATGGGGAATGGACTGTCAGACCAGACTTCGATCCTGTCCAGCCTGCCTTCATTTCAGTCCTTCTACATTGTCATTCTGGGTTTGGACTCTGCTGGAAAGACAACTGTGTTATACAGGCTGCAGTTCACTGAATTTGTAAATACCGTACCTACCAAAGGATTTAACACGGGAAAAATTAAGATAACCTTGGGAAATTCTAAAACAGTCACTTTTCACTTCTGGGATGTAGGTCGTCAGGAGAAATTAAGGCCACTGTGCAAGTCATATACCAGATGCACAGATGGCATTGTATTTGTTGTGGACTCTGTTGATGTTGAAAGGATGGAAGAAGCCAAAACTGAACTTCATAAAATAACTAGGATATCAGAAAATCAAGGAGTCCCTGTGCTTATAGTTGCTAACAAACAAGACCTGAGGAACTCATTGTCTCTCTCAGAAATTGAGAAATTGTTAGCAATGGGTGAACTGGGCTCATCAACTCCCTGGCATTTGCAGCCCACCTGTGCAATCATAGGCGATGGACTGAAGGAAGGACTTGAGAAACTACATGATAtgataattaaaagaagaaaaatgttgcagcagcagaaaaagaaaagatga